Proteins from a single region of Methanoculleus horonobensis:
- the hisG gene encoding ATP phosphoribosyltransferase has protein sequence MITIALPKGSLEAQTLQLFKEADLEVRRTDRDYNPRINDPRIGKVKILRPQEIPLYVQMGYFDLGISGLDWVQESGADVAEVANLSYSKTGDGNVKIVVAVHRDEPVEEVAAIRPESRVTTEYPRITERFFANLGIPVSLFPSYGASEAKVPDLMDVVVDLTETGSTLKKNGLKIVGQIMESHTALLANRDSLRDPEKRREIDEITTLLLGVIEARHQVLLTMNVPSAALDRVIEVLPAMKKPTVSRLHGIEYFSIQTVVQKGLVNGLIPPLKAAGAEDILEIPIAKIVR, from the coding sequence ATGATCACGATTGCGCTCCCGAAGGGGAGCCTTGAGGCGCAGACGCTCCAGCTCTTCAAGGAGGCGGACCTCGAGGTCCGGCGAACCGACCGCGACTACAACCCCCGGATCAATGATCCCCGGATCGGGAAGGTGAAGATCCTCCGGCCGCAGGAGATCCCGCTCTACGTTCAGATGGGTTACTTCGACCTCGGGATATCGGGGCTCGACTGGGTGCAGGAGAGCGGTGCCGACGTCGCCGAGGTTGCAAACCTCTCCTACAGCAAGACGGGCGACGGGAACGTCAAGATCGTGGTCGCGGTCCACCGCGACGAACCGGTAGAGGAGGTCGCCGCCATCCGCCCGGAGAGCCGGGTGACGACCGAGTACCCGCGGATCACGGAGCGGTTCTTCGCGAACCTCGGGATCCCGGTCAGCCTCTTTCCGTCCTACGGGGCATCCGAGGCGAAGGTTCCCGATCTGATGGACGTCGTCGTCGACCTCACCGAGACGGGGAGCACGCTCAAGAAGAACGGGTTGAAGATCGTCGGACAGATCATGGAGTCGCACACCGCGCTCCTCGCGAACCGCGACTCGCTCCGCGACCCCGAGAAGCGCCGGGAGATCGACGAGATCACGACCCTCCTCCTCGGGGTGATCGAGGCACGCCACCAGGTGCTCCTGACGATGAACGTGCCGTCGGCCGCGCTCGACCGCGTCATCGAGGTTCTCCCCGCGATGAAGAAGCCCACCGTCAGCAGGCTGCACGGCATCGAGTACTTCAGTATCCAGACGGTGGTGCAGAAAGGGCTCGTCAACGGCCTCATCCCGCCGCTCAAGGCCGCGGGTGCCGAAGATATCCTCGAGATCCCGATCGCGAAAATAGTGCGGTGA
- a CDS encoding FmdE family protein, with protein sequence MCSTIPPGKPGEAGDRFAEAAAFHGHVCPGLATGYRAAEVALARLRSGRSEDEELVTIAETDACGVDAIQVLTGCTAGKGNLLFKDHGKHAFTFINRKTGAAIRVVSNPSFNIDSLDPGLAPLRARVMQGVATDAEHAEFHKRTEKIVEAILKAPAEQLFIIREVDAEIPERARIFSSVACAKCGEMTAESRVRVEDGKFVCYACSREYSRRE encoded by the coding sequence ATGTGTAGTACCATTCCCCCCGGCAAGCCGGGAGAAGCAGGTGACCGGTTCGCCGAAGCGGCCGCCTTCCACGGCCACGTCTGCCCCGGTCTCGCGACGGGCTACCGGGCGGCAGAGGTCGCCCTCGCGCGGCTCCGCTCCGGGCGCTCGGAGGATGAGGAACTCGTAACCATCGCCGAGACCGATGCCTGCGGCGTCGATGCCATCCAGGTTCTCACCGGCTGCACCGCAGGAAAAGGAAACCTCCTCTTTAAGGATCACGGCAAGCACGCGTTTACGTTCATAAATCGTAAAACCGGGGCCGCAATCCGCGTGGTCTCGAACCCGTCGTTCAACATCGACTCGCTCGACCCCGGCCTTGCGCCGCTCAGGGCGCGGGTGATGCAGGGGGTGGCAACCGATGCGGAGCATGCCGAGTTTCATAAGCGGACGGAGAAGATCGTCGAGGCCATCCTGAAGGCGCCCGCCGAGCAGCTCTTCATCATCCGCGAGGTCGATGCCGAGATCCCCGAACGGGCCCGGATCTTTTCGTCGGTGGCGTGCGCGAAATGCGGCGAAATGACCGCCGAATCCCGCGTCCGGGTCGAAGACGGGAAGTTCGTCTGCTACGCCTGCTCGCGGGAGTATTCCCGGCGTGAGTGA